One region of Brassica rapa cultivar Chiifu-401-42 unplaced genomic scaffold, CAAS_Brap_v3.01 Scaffold0358, whole genome shotgun sequence genomic DNA includes:
- the LOC117130206 gene encoding uncharacterized protein LOC117130206 gives MEELAQSQALLASQKQLLAAMKGVQDQISQLEKRNKAQGQRPQQGKRRFGDAPEDGYVEPKPPDPSWITPHHTSSTHKHLTHFYLYFKPVNEVKIYSFSGSSWPDDYLSWERTMDDWFSCHGVPKKEMLSHAIKQLNGSAYNWWKGVDGARWKSQREAIKTWEDLKEAMIRKYVSSLPTPEIRERYPRRFSSHGSKEAKRVVPQQGHRSLIHQEQIRPNQGHTVLYDQSQPYEVPKTMERKNFVSQDTLARHKEKSDKPIFQEKAKVSPILDKFFYKSSPTGMSHLSLSKDFKTGHKVQKDTNSTSLLRSKVVHDLSPRDKEILNPKEEAPSSQGKSSKSEDLKYQTCYRCHKKGHYAVVCPTKQVLIETSLEKKTDLSMKSDSFIQSDLLVPNSCVMHLSLSKGVLTEIKEHELKGEEPPGATPVMNQEKVQDTMQSMLLKEAKPVNKVSNQGKCQTPPRETGIDVCVLDVESKNESYLLAEVPRKEPDHKPSHEPPHKWKSSVEQCVQMPRLKVIFSDLKTSKTLDYPDIMHLSLPKSFDPGIKEVEVHNHQGQKMQRRQQTRTSCPKKKIILQLVEAIKNVEKFSGCKGESFKEIPPDNLLLLGESNPKMVRTEPTRSMKDHPPKEISNARVHSRGVILSYLLKEEPPDAQSIPKPKQYQGKTLESQKSMKADLLYLGAGYTVSRSKPFQGGGNVAASNSAAEPDVDPTPYSTSQGANQDIRALKIPYLTNQEGLNHEANFYAFYTKEGVQANWNWAKIITEKEVMNFTIQRFLNPSICEYPTLEEDSSSLKERPEAKPIREVKRSLSSFHKAQDQEKWPRKLGVMINSPEPAKPTSSMESLQAIQLGSTQSYLWEPGDHLNQSGGIPEVLSCTRTQEISWFNGESLKPNRSYLWKDWTIFRFDSFQAIPSQPGEPDDVQTKQRHPGDIIHELEEFYNFIPCTSPHRNKKIPIITKLPYLESLAFKLQQLFFYQGKDEISIYQAFKKVPRKLSYPLKPSRFKQIKFLHLEPKSHKRLQRLVSDFLLSLDLFPFFSFVNV, from the exons ATGGAAGAATTAGCACAAAGCCAAGCCTTATTGGCCTCTCAAAAACAGCTATTGGCTGCTATGAAGGGTGTACAAGATCAGATTTCTCAGCTGGAGAAAAGAAACAAGGCACAAGGCCAACGACCACAGCAAGGAAAAAGAAGATTTGGAGATGCACCAGAGGATGGCTATGTTGAGCCtaagccaccagatccttcatgGATCACCCCACACCATACTTCTTCAACTCATAAACACTTAActcatttttatctttattttaaacCTGTTAATGAAGTTAAGATTTATTCTTTTTCAGGAAGCAGTTGGCCAGATGACTATCTCTCATGGGAAAGAACCATGGATGATTGGTTTTCATGCCATGGCGTGCCAAAGAAAGAAATGCTGAGCCATGCCATCAAACAACTCAACGGAAGTGCATACAATTGGTGGAAAGGTGTAGATGGTGCAAGATGGAAGAGTCAAAGAGAGGCTATCAAAACGTGGGAAGATCTTAAAGAGGCCATGATCAGGAAGTATGTATCCTCACTTCCAACACCAGAGATTAGAGAAAGGTACCCAAGGAGGTTTTCAAGCCATGGGTCCAAAGAGGCAAAGAGAGTGGTGCCACAACAAGGCCATAGAAGCTTGATCCATCAAGAACAGATTCGGCCAAACCAGGGGCACACAGTTCTCTATGATCAGTCCCAACCTTATGAGGTCCCAAAGACCATGGAGAGAAAGAACTTTGTCAGCCAAGACACGTTGGCCAGAcacaaagaaaaatcagacaaacctatttttcaagaaaaggccaaggtaagtcctatacttgataaatttttttataaatcatctccaactggtatgagtcacttgtctttgtccaaggaTTTTAAGACAGGTCATAAGGTCCAGAAAGACACGAACTCCACATCCTTGTTGAGATCCAAAGTTGTCCATGATTTAAGTCCAAGAGACAAGGAGATTTTAAACCCAAAGGAAGAAGCGCCATCAAGCCAAGGTAAATCTTCTAAATCTGAGGATTTAAAAtatcagacatgttatagatgtcataagaAAGGACACTATGCTGTAGTTTGTCCTACTAAGCAAGTATTGATAGAAACATCACttgaaaagaaaacagatttatctatgaagagtgatagttttattcaatctgatttgttggttccaaattcttgtgtaatgcacttgtctttgtcaaaagGTGTTTTAACAGAAATTAAAGAGCATGAATTAAAAGGAGAGGAGCCACCAGGCGCCACACCAGTGATGAACCAGGAGAAGGTTCAAGACACAATGCAGTCCATGttgcttaaagaagcaaaaccagtAAATAAAGTATCAAACCAAGGTAAGTGTCAAACACCACCTAGAGAAACTGGTATTGACGTGTGTGTTCTTGATGTAGAGAGTAAAAATGAAAGCTATTTGCTTGCTGAAGTTCCAAGGAAAGAACCAGACCATAAGCCCAGCCATGAACCACCTCACAAGTGGAAGTCTAGTGTTGAACAATGTGTTCAAATGCCAAGGCTTAAGGTAATCTTCTCTGATCTTAAAACGTCCAAGACACTTGATTATCCAgatataatgcacttgtctttgccaAAAAGTTTTGATCCAGGAATAAAAGAAGTTGAAGTTCATAACCACCAAGGTCAAAAGATGCAAAGAAGGCAGCAAACAAGAACAAGTTGTCCAAAGAAGAAAATCATTCTTCAACTTGTGGAAGCTATCAAA AATGTTGAGAAATTTTCAGGTTGCAAAGGAGAAAGCTTCAAAGAAATCCCACCGGATAATCTCTTGTTGCTAGGAGAATCAAACCCAAAGATGGTCAGAACTGAGCCTACTAGAAGTATGAAGGACCACCCACCGAAGGAGATAAGCAATGCCAGAGTCCATAGCAGAGGCGTGATCCTATCCTATTTGCTGAAAGAAGAGCCACCTGATGCACAATCCATCCCCAAACCGAAACAATATCAAGGTAAGACcttagaatctcaaaagagtatgaaagctgacttgctctatcttggtgcaggttatacagtttcgaggtcgaaaccttttcaagggggagggaatgttgcggccagcaattcagcagctgaaccagacgtcgacccaacaccctactcaaccagccaaggcgccaaccaggacatacgtgcactaaaaataccatatcttacaaaccaggagggtttaaatcacgaggctaatttTTATGCATTCTACACTaaagaaggagtccaggccaattggaattgggccaaaataatcacggagaaagaagttatgaattttacaattcagaggtttctcaacccgtccatctgcgagtacccaactttagaagaagattcaagctcactgaaggagcggcctgaagcaaaACCCATCAGAGaagtcaagaggagtttatcatCTTTCCAtaaagcccaagatcaggagaaatggccacggaaaTTAGGAGTTATGATAAATTCCCCAGAACCGGCCAAACCGACGTCATCTATGGAAAGTCTTCAAGCAATTCAACTTGGTTCGACCCAGAGCTATTTATGGGAACCAGGAGATCATCTTAACCAATCAGGAGGTATTCCAGAAGTCCTTAGCTGTACCAGAACCCAGGAGATCAGTTGgttcaatggagaatcacttaaacccaaccggagctatttatggaaagattggacaatctttCGGTTTGATTCATTCCAAGCAATTCCAAGCCAACCAGGAGAACCAGACGACGTCCAGACAAAACAAAGACATCCAGGAGACATTATACATGAGCTAGAAGAGTTCTACAACTTCAtcccatgcaccagcccacataggaataagaagatccccattatcaccaaactgccttatttggagtctcttgcattcaaactccaacagctctttttctaccaaggcaaggacgagatcagcatctaccaagcattcaagaaggtcccaagaaagctctcttatccccttaaaccgtccagattcaagcaaatcaagtttcttcacttggagccaaaatcccacaaaaggctccaacggctagtttccgATTTCTTGCTTAGTTtagatttgtttcctttcttttcttttgtgaaCGTTTAG